From Pseudomonas sp. StFLB209, a single genomic window includes:
- the ggt gene encoding gamma-glutamyltransferase: MYRKLTAFVAVAFCFTQTPLALAASQAPVAGENGMVVTAQHLATHVGVDVLKAGGNAVDAAVAVGYALAVVYPAAGNLGGGGFMTIQMADGKKTFLDFREKAPLAATADMYLDKDGNVVPGLSSRGHLAVAVPGTVSGMEYALSKYGSKPRAEMIAPAVKLADDGFVLEQGDVDLLWTATEDFKKDIKDSGAIFLDDGKPMQVGQKLVQKDLARTLREISAKGEDGFYKGWVADALVSSSKAGKGIITQADLDRYKTRELAPVECDYRGYHIVSAPPPSSGGVVICQILNILEGYPMKDLGFRSAQAMHYQIEAMRHAYVDRNSYLGDPDFVKNPLERLLDKDYAAKLRAAIDPQKAAVSKDLAPGVAPHEGNNTTHYSIVDKWGNAVSVTYTLNDWFGAGVMASKTGVILNDEMDDFTSKVGVPNMYGLVQGEANAIAPGKTPLSSMSPTIVTKDGKTVMVVGTPGGSRIITATLLTMLNVIDYRMNIQEATDATRFHQQWLPEETHLEDFAISPDTRKILESWGHKFTGPQPLNHVAAILVGAPSLDGKPVGNNKYYGANDPRRNTGLSLGY; encoded by the coding sequence ATGTACCGCAAGCTGACGGCCTTCGTCGCTGTCGCCTTCTGTTTTACCCAAACCCCTCTGGCCCTGGCCGCTTCGCAAGCCCCGGTGGCCGGCGAGAACGGCATGGTGGTCACTGCCCAGCATCTGGCCACCCATGTGGGCGTGGACGTGCTCAAGGCCGGTGGCAATGCCGTGGATGCGGCGGTGGCGGTGGGTTACGCGCTGGCGGTGGTTTACCCGGCGGCGGGCAACCTGGGCGGTGGCGGCTTCATGACCATTCAGATGGCTGACGGCAAGAAAACCTTCCTCGACTTCCGCGAAAAGGCGCCGCTGGCCGCCACCGCCGACATGTACCTGGACAAGGACGGTAACGTGGTGCCGGGCCTGAGTTCGCGCGGCCACCTGGCGGTTGCTGTGCCGGGCACGGTCTCGGGGATGGAGTATGCACTGAGCAAGTACGGCAGCAAGCCGCGCGCCGAGATGATCGCCCCGGCGGTCAAGCTGGCCGATGACGGCTTTGTGCTGGAGCAGGGCGATGTGGACCTGCTGTGGACCGCCACCGAGGACTTCAAGAAGGACATCAAGGATTCCGGCGCGATCTTCCTCGATGACGGCAAGCCAATGCAGGTGGGCCAGAAGCTGGTGCAGAAAGACCTGGCGCGCACCCTGCGGGAAATCTCCGCCAAGGGCGAGGACGGCTTTTACAAGGGCTGGGTGGCCGATGCCCTGGTCAGTTCCAGCAAGGCCGGTAAGGGCATCATCACCCAGGCCGACCTTGACCGCTACAAGACCCGTGAACTGGCGCCGGTGGAATGCGATTACCGCGGCTACCACATCGTCTCGGCGCCACCACCGAGCTCTGGTGGCGTGGTGATCTGCCAGATCCTGAATATTCTCGAAGGCTATCCGATGAAGGATCTGGGCTTCCGTTCTGCCCAGGCCATGCATTACCAGATCGAAGCGATGCGCCATGCCTATGTCGATCGCAATAGCTACCTGGGCGACCCGGATTTCGTCAAGAACCCGCTCGAGCGCCTGCTCGACAAGGACTACGCGGCCAAGCTGCGCGCTGCCATCGACCCACAAAAAGCTGCGGTCTCCAAAGACCTGGCACCTGGCGTTGCGCCCCATGAAGGCAACAACACCACGCACTACTCCATCGTCGACAAATGGGGCAATGCGGTGTCGGTGACCTACACCCTCAACGACTGGTTCGGTGCCGGCGTGATGGCCAGCAAGACCGGGGTGATCCTCAACGACGAGATGGACGACTTCACTTCCAAGGTCGGCGTGCCGAACATGTACGGCCTGGTGCAGGGCGAAGCCAACGCCATTGCCCCCGGTAAAACCCCGCTGTCATCCATGAGCCCGACCATCGTCACCAAGGACGGCAAGACCGTCATGGTGGTGGGTACGCCCGGCGGCAGCCGGATCATTACCGCGACCCTGCTGACCATGCTCAACGTCATCGACTACCGCATGAACATCCAGGAAGCCACCGACGCGACCCGTTTCCACCAGCAATGGCTGCCTGAGGAAACCCACCTGGAAGATTTCGCGATCAGCCCTGATACGCGCAAGATCCTCGAAAGCTGGGGCCACAAATTCACCGGGCCGCAACCGCTCAATCACGTAGCGGCGATTCTGGTCGGCGCGCCTTCGCTGGACGGCAAACCGGTGGGTAACAACAAGTACTACGGCGCCAACGATCCACGGCGCAATACCGGGTTGTCGCTGGGCTATTGA
- the hutC gene encoding histidine utilization repressor has protein sequence MSTPKPPRYKVIEEFLLTHIREGDYPVNHQIPPEEQLARDFSVSRMTANKAITNLVQQGYLVRQAGLGTFVTDPRAESSLQEVMNIAEEVRARGHHYSNDVLRSEAITADDEVALRLGLRIGSPVFHSILVHRENGLPIQLEDRYVNPRWVPHYLSSDFSKQTPNEVLVASCPISDIEHVVEAIHADARTAQWLEIDPGAACLCMVRRTWSSENLVSYVRLTHPGERYKLRSTTRHR, from the coding sequence GTGAGTACCCCGAAACCCCCTCGGTACAAAGTGATCGAAGAGTTCCTGCTGACGCATATCCGCGAAGGCGACTACCCGGTCAATCACCAGATTCCGCCAGAAGAGCAACTGGCCCGGGATTTTTCCGTCAGCCGCATGACCGCCAACAAGGCGATCACCAACCTGGTGCAGCAGGGTTACCTGGTGCGTCAGGCCGGGCTGGGCACCTTCGTCACCGACCCACGCGCCGAGTCTTCGTTGCAGGAGGTGATGAACATCGCTGAAGAGGTCCGCGCCCGCGGCCATCACTACTCCAACGATGTGCTGCGCAGTGAGGCCATTACCGCCGACGATGAAGTGGCCCTGCGTTTGGGCCTGCGCATCGGCAGCCCGGTGTTTCACAGCATTCTGGTGCATCGCGAGAACGGTTTGCCGATCCAGCTCGAAGACCGCTACGTCAACCCGCGCTGGGTGCCGCACTACCTGTCCAGCGACTTCTCGAAACAGACCCCCAACGAGGTGCTGGTTGCCAGTTGCCCGATCAGCGATATCGAGCATGTGGTCGAAGCCATCCACGCCGATGCGCGAACCGCCCAGTGGCTGGAAATCGACCCCGGTGCGGCCTGCCTGTGCATGGTGCGGCGAACCTGGTCCAGCGAGAATCTGGTCAGCTATGTGCGCCTGACTCACCCCGGCGAGCGTTACAAGCTGCGTTCCACAACCCGCCACCGTTGA
- a CDS encoding amino acid permease, translating to MSTHTGLKRGLSARHIRFIALGSAIGTGLFYGSASAIKLAGPSVLLAYLIAGAAVYMVMRALGEMAVHNPVSGSFGEYATSYVGPLAGFITGWTYAFEMIIVCLADVTAFGIYMGFWFPDVPRWIWVLSIICFIGALNLCTVKVFGEMEFWLSILKVSAIVAMILGGLGIMFYGFGLSDGGTGIHNLWQHGGFMPNGIGGFIACFAVVVFAFGGIEIIGVTAGEAKDPQRVLPKAINAVPLRILLFYVLTLFVLMSIFPWPQIGTQGSPFVQIFDNLGIGFAAALLNIVVISAAISAINSDVFGAGRMLYGMALQGQAPAGFAKVSSNGVPWLTALVMAAALLIGVVLNYLIPEDIFLLIASLATFATVWVWLMILVSQVGMRRRMSSAEVAQLKFRVPFWPVAPAAAIGFMLFVFGVLAWFPNSRPAMWVGVVWLGLLVLAYWIWVKPQAQGRALASSD from the coding sequence ATGAGTACCCATACTGGGCTCAAACGGGGTCTGAGTGCCCGTCATATTCGTTTTATCGCGCTAGGGTCGGCCATCGGCACCGGGCTGTTCTACGGTTCGGCCTCGGCCATCAAGCTGGCTGGCCCGTCGGTACTGCTGGCCTACCTGATCGCGGGCGCTGCGGTGTACATGGTCATGCGCGCCCTGGGCGAAATGGCCGTACACAATCCGGTGTCCGGCTCGTTCGGTGAATACGCCACCTCCTATGTCGGGCCGCTGGCCGGATTTATCACCGGCTGGACCTACGCGTTCGAGATGATCATCGTCTGCCTGGCGGACGTCACCGCGTTTGGCATTTACATGGGCTTCTGGTTTCCCGATGTGCCGCGCTGGATCTGGGTGCTGTCGATCATCTGTTTCATCGGCGCCCTGAACCTGTGTACGGTCAAGGTCTTCGGCGAAATGGAGTTCTGGCTGTCGATCCTCAAGGTCAGCGCTATCGTGGCGATGATTCTGGGTGGCCTGGGCATCATGTTCTACGGCTTCGGCCTGAGTGACGGCGGCACCGGCATCCACAACCTGTGGCAGCACGGCGGCTTCATGCCCAATGGCATTGGCGGCTTCATCGCCTGCTTTGCCGTGGTGGTGTTCGCCTTTGGCGGCATCGAGATCATTGGTGTCACTGCCGGCGAAGCCAAGGACCCGCAACGGGTACTGCCCAAGGCGATCAACGCCGTGCCGCTGCGCATCCTGCTGTTCTACGTGCTGACCCTGTTCGTGCTGATGTCGATTTTCCCGTGGCCGCAGATCGGCACCCAAGGCAGCCCGTTCGTGCAGATCTTCGATAACCTGGGCATCGGCTTTGCTGCCGCGCTGCTTAATATCGTGGTGATCTCGGCGGCCATTTCGGCGATCAACAGCGATGTCTTCGGTGCCGGGCGCATGTTGTACGGCATGGCGCTGCAAGGTCAGGCGCCGGCCGGCTTTGCCAAGGTGTCGAGCAATGGCGTGCCGTGGCTCACGGCGCTGGTGATGGCCGCTGCGTTGCTGATCGGCGTGGTGCTCAATTACCTGATCCCGGAAGACATCTTCCTGCTCATCGCTTCGCTGGCCACCTTTGCCACCGTCTGGGTGTGGTTGATGATTCTGGTTTCCCAGGTGGGCATGCGCCGCCGCATGAGCAGTGCCGAGGTTGCGCAGTTGAAGTTCCGGGTACCGTTCTGGCCGGTTGCCCCGGCGGCGGCCATCGGTTTCATGCTGTTCGTGTTCGGTGTGCTGGCCTGGTTCCCGAACAGCCGTCCGGCCATGTGGGTCGGGGTGGTGTGGCTCGGCCTGCTGGTCCTGGCATACTGGATCTGGGTCAAACCGCAGGCACAGGGCCGGGCACTGGCCAGCAGTGACTGA
- the hutH gene encoding histidine ammonia-lyase, with the protein MNALTLKPGTLNLTQLRQAYQQPVRVELDPGAHAAIDASVACVESILAEGRTAYGINTGFGLLASTRIAPEDLEKLQRSLVLSHAAGVGEALDDAMVRLIMLLKVNSLARGFSAIRRKVIDALIALINAEVYPHIPLKGSVGASGDLAPLAHMSLVLIGESKARYKGQWLPAAEALAVAGLEPLTLAAKEGLALLNGTQVSTAYALRGLFEGEDLFAAATVCGGLSVEAMLGSRAPFDARIHAARGQRGQIDVAAAYRDLLTDSSEVSRSHANCDKVQDPYSLRCQPQVMGACLTQLRQAAEVLEVESNAVSDNPLVFAEQGDVISGGNFHAEPVAMAADNLALAIAEIGSLSERRISLMMDRHMSQLPPFLVENGGVNSGFMIAQVTAAALASDNKALAHPASVDSLPTSANQEDHVSMAPNAGKRLWAMADNVRGILAIEWLGACQGLDFRNGLKSSEKLEKARSLLRAEVSYYQEDRFFAPDIETASALLASGCLNALVPPRLLPSL; encoded by the coding sequence ATGAATGCCCTGACCCTCAAACCCGGCACCTTGAACCTGACCCAGTTGCGTCAGGCCTACCAGCAACCGGTGCGCGTCGAGCTGGACCCCGGCGCCCATGCCGCCATCGACGCCAGCGTCGCCTGTGTCGAGAGTATCCTGGCCGAAGGCCGTACTGCCTATGGCATCAACACCGGTTTTGGCCTGTTGGCCTCGACCCGCATCGCCCCTGAAGATCTTGAAAAGCTGCAACGCTCGCTGGTGCTGTCTCACGCCGCCGGTGTCGGCGAGGCGCTGGATGATGCGATGGTGCGCCTGATCATGCTGCTCAAGGTCAACAGCCTGGCCCGTGGTTTCTCGGCGATTCGCCGCAAGGTCATTGACGCGCTGATCGCCCTGATCAACGCCGAGGTCTACCCGCACATCCCGCTCAAGGGCTCGGTGGGTGCCTCCGGCGACCTGGCACCGCTGGCGCACATGTCGCTGGTACTGATCGGCGAGAGCAAGGCGCGCTACAAAGGCCAGTGGCTGCCAGCCGCCGAAGCTCTGGCGGTGGCGGGGCTTGAGCCGCTGACCCTGGCCGCCAAGGAGGGCCTCGCGCTACTCAACGGCACCCAGGTGTCCACGGCCTACGCGCTGCGCGGGCTGTTCGAAGGCGAAGACCTGTTTGCTGCCGCCACTGTCTGCGGCGGCCTGAGCGTCGAAGCCATGCTGGGTTCGCGGGCGCCGTTCGATGCGCGCATTCATGCTGCGCGTGGCCAGCGCGGGCAGATCGACGTGGCTGCCGCTTACCGCGACCTGCTTACCGACAGCAGCGAAGTGTCGCGCTCGCATGCCAACTGCGACAAGGTCCAGGACCCGTACTCGCTGCGTTGCCAGCCGCAAGTGATGGGTGCCTGCCTGACCCAGTTGCGCCAGGCCGCCGAAGTGCTGGAAGTCGAGTCCAACGCCGTGTCGGACAACCCGCTGGTGTTCGCCGAGCAGGGTGATGTGATCTCCGGCGGTAACTTCCACGCCGAGCCCGTGGCCATGGCCGCTGACAACCTGGCGCTGGCCATTGCCGAGATTGGCTCGCTGTCGGAGCGCCGCATTTCGCTGATGATGGACCGCCACATGTCGCAGTTGCCGCCGTTTCTGGTGGAAAACGGCGGGGTCAACTCCGGTTTCATGATCGCTCAGGTCACCGCAGCGGCCCTGGCCAGCGACAACAAGGCGTTGGCGCACCCGGCCAGCGTCGACAGCCTGCCGACCTCGGCCAACCAGGAAGACCACGTCTCGATGGCACCCAACGCCGGCAAGCGGCTGTGGGCCATGGCCGACAATGTGCGTGGCATCCTGGCTATCGAATGGCTGGGTGCCTGTCAGGGCCTGGACTTCCGTAACGGCCTCAAGAGCTCCGAGAAGCTGGAAAAAGCCCGCAGCCTGTTGCGCGCTGAGGTTTCTTACTACCAGGAAGACCGCTTCTTCGCCCCTGACATCGAGACCGCCAGTGCTCTGCTGGCCAGCGGTTGTCTCAATGCCCTGGTGCCGCCGCGCCTGCTGCCTAGCCTCTGA
- the hutU gene encoding urocanate hydratase: MTTFRDTVIRAPRGTTLNAKSWLTEAPLRMLMNNLDPEVAENPKELVVYGGIGRAARNWECYDKIVETLKELNDDETLLVQSGKPVGVFKTHSNAPRVLIANSNLVPHWASWEHFNELDAKGLAMYGQMTAGSWIYIGSQGIVQGTYETFVEAGRQHFGGNLTGRWVLTAGLGGMGGAQPLAATLAGACSLNIECQQTSIDFRLRTRYVDEQATDLDDAMARIAKYTAEGKAVSVALHGNAAEILPELVRRGVRPDMVTDQTSAHDPLNGYLPIGWSWEQYRDRAKTDPAAVIKAAKQSMAVHVQAMLDFQKAGVPTFDYGNNIRQMAKEEGVANAFDFPGFVPAYIRPLFCRGIGPFRWAALSGDPEDIYKTDAKVKELIPDDAHLHHWLDMARERIAFQGLPARICWVGLGQRARLGLAFNEMVRSGELSAPVVIGRDHLDSGSVSSPNRETEAMRDGSDAVSDWPLLNALLNTAGGATWVSLHHGGGVGMGFSQHSGMVIVCDGTDDAAARIARVLTNDPGTGVMRHADAGYQIAIDCAHEQGLNLPMIGSKNNKGA, from the coding sequence ATGACGACGTTTCGTGACACCGTAATCCGTGCACCCCGCGGCACCACCCTCAACGCCAAGAGCTGGTTGACCGAGGCGCCGCTGCGCATGTTGATGAACAACCTCGACCCCGAGGTGGCGGAAAATCCGAAAGAGCTGGTGGTGTATGGCGGCATTGGCCGTGCGGCACGCAATTGGGAGTGCTACGACAAGATCGTCGAGACCCTCAAGGAACTCAACGACGACGAAACCCTGCTGGTCCAGTCCGGCAAGCCGGTCGGCGTGTTCAAGACCCACTCCAACGCGCCACGGGTACTGATTGCCAACTCCAACCTGGTGCCGCACTGGGCCAGTTGGGAGCACTTCAACGAACTGGATGCCAAGGGCCTGGCCATGTACGGCCAGATGACCGCTGGCAGCTGGATCTACATCGGCAGCCAGGGCATCGTCCAGGGCACCTACGAGACTTTCGTCGAGGCCGGTCGCCAGCACTTTGGCGGCAACCTCACCGGGCGCTGGGTACTGACCGCCGGTCTTGGTGGCATGGGCGGCGCGCAGCCACTGGCGGCGACGCTGGCCGGTGCCTGCTCGCTGAACATCGAATGCCAGCAGACCAGCATCGACTTCCGCCTGCGCACCCGTTATGTCGATGAGCAGGCCACTGACCTGGACGACGCGATGGCACGCATCGCCAAATACACCGCCGAAGGCAAAGCGGTATCGGTCGCCCTGCACGGCAACGCGGCTGAAATCCTCCCTGAACTGGTCCGTCGTGGGGTACGCCCGGACATGGTCACCGACCAGACCAGCGCCCACGACCCGCTCAATGGCTACCTGCCGATCGGCTGGAGCTGGGAGCAGTACCGCGACCGTGCCAAGACTGACCCGGCAGCGGTGATCAAGGCGGCCAAGCAATCGATGGCCGTGCACGTACAGGCGATGCTCGACTTCCAGAAAGCCGGCGTGCCGACCTTCGACTACGGCAACAACATCCGCCAGATGGCCAAGGAAGAGGGCGTAGCCAATGCCTTCGACTTCCCGGGGTTCGTGCCGGCCTACATTCGTCCGCTGTTCTGCCGCGGCATCGGCCCGTTCCGCTGGGCGGCGCTGTCCGGTGACCCTGAAGACATCTACAAGACCGACGCCAAGGTCAAGGAACTGATCCCCGACGACGCCCACCTGCATCACTGGCTGGACATGGCCCGTGAGCGCATTGCCTTCCAGGGCCTGCCAGCGCGGATCTGCTGGGTCGGCCTGGGCCAGCGTGCCAGGCTGGGTCTGGCGTTCAACGAAATGGTCCGCTCTGGCGAATTGTCGGCGCCGGTGGTGATCGGGCGCGACCATCTGGACTCCGGTTCGGTGTCCAGCCCTAACCGCGAGACCGAAGCCATGCGTGACGGCTCCGACGCTGTATCGGACTGGCCGCTGCTCAACGCGCTGCTCAACACCGCCGGCGGCGCAACCTGGGTGTCGTTGCACCATGGCGGCGGCGTAGGCATGGGCTTTTCGCAACATTCGGGTATGGTCATCGTCTGTGATGGCACCGATGACGCCGCGGCACGTATTGCCCGGGTATTGACCAACGACCCGGGCACCGGGGTGATGCGTCATGCCGATGCCGGTTACCAGATTGCAATCGACTGCGCCCATGAACAGGGCCTGAACCTGCCGATGATCGGCAGCAAGAACAACAAAGGAGCCTGA
- the hutG gene encoding formimidoylglutamase produces MFADRQSLDAWSGRVDPEQDSARWHQRIQPWAASAVPGLALLGFACDEGVRRNHGRTGAAAGPLAMRKALANLAWHRQGPAYDAGDVVCDDADLEAAQQRLADGVCRLLDDGHLPVVLGGGHEVAYGSWSGLAQHFAGRADTPRIGIVNFDAHFDLRDFSQTRSSGTPFSQIAGQCAARGWPFLYACVGVSRASNTQALFNRATELDVLVREDHQIREATLQVIGDELHAFARRCDALYLTIDIDVLPASEAPGVSAPAARGVPMHLLEPLVERLRDSGRLRLIDLAELNPAFDIDSHTAKAAARLIHTLALGG; encoded by the coding sequence ATGTTCGCTGATCGTCAGAGCCTGGACGCCTGGAGCGGGCGCGTCGATCCGGAGCAGGACAGCGCGCGCTGGCACCAGCGCATCCAGCCCTGGGCTGCGAGCGCGGTCCCTGGTCTGGCGCTGCTGGGTTTTGCCTGTGACGAAGGTGTGCGCCGCAACCACGGCCGTACCGGTGCAGCGGCCGGGCCGCTGGCGATGCGCAAGGCGCTGGCCAATCTGGCCTGGCATCGCCAGGGGCCGGCTTACGATGCTGGTGACGTGGTCTGTGATGACGCTGATCTGGAGGCCGCGCAGCAACGTTTGGCCGACGGTGTGTGCCGGCTGCTCGACGACGGCCACCTGCCGGTGGTGCTCGGTGGCGGTCATGAAGTGGCGTACGGCAGCTGGTCGGGGCTGGCGCAGCACTTTGCCGGGCGGGCGGACACCCCGCGCATCGGCATCGTCAACTTCGATGCGCACTTCGACTTGCGAGATTTCAGCCAGACCCGTTCCTCCGGCACGCCGTTTTCACAGATCGCCGGGCAATGCGCCGCGCGTGGCTGGCCGTTTTTGTATGCCTGTGTCGGTGTAAGCCGTGCCAGCAATACCCAGGCGCTGTTCAACCGCGCAACCGAGCTCGATGTGCTGGTCCGTGAGGATCACCAGATCCGCGAAGCCACGCTGCAGGTGATCGGTGATGAGCTGCACGCGTTTGCCCGCCGCTGTGACGCGCTGTACCTGACCATCGACATCGATGTACTGCCGGCCAGCGAAGCGCCAGGCGTCAGCGCGCCGGCGGCGCGGGGCGTGCCCATGCACCTGCTCGAACCGCTGGTCGAGCGCTTGCGTGACAGCGGTCGGTTGCGGCTGATCGACCTGGCGGAGCTCAACCCCGCGTTCGATATCGACAGCCACACCGCCAAGGCGGCGGCGCGGCTGATTCATACCCTGGCGCTAGGCGGCTGA
- the hutI gene encoding imidazolonepropionase has translation MLSTASGRLLWREVTLFDGQQQLPEPMAVLVEQGRVAALWAEKDFDPVLAVGTEEAGRGGVMTPGLVDCHTHLVYAGDRAVEFEQRLQGVSYEQIARAGGGILSTVRATRAATEDELIAASLPCLDALLADGVTTVEIKSGYGLTLEDELKMLRVARRLGTLRPVRVVTTLLGAHALPPEYAGNSDGYIDLVCQQMIPAAAQQGLADAVDVFCEGIAFSPAQCERVFQAAIAHGLAIKAHAEQLSNLGGSALAARYGALSVDHIEYLDEAGVRAMAESGTAAVLLPGAFHVLRETQQPPIALLRQYGIPMALASDANPGTSPICLPTLMANLACTFFRLTPTEALAGMTAHAAYALGHKELGRIAVGAPADLCLWDVRHPAELAYAIQAGRLRQRVFAGVVTYVR, from the coding sequence ATGCTCTCCACTGCATCCGGGCGCCTGCTCTGGCGCGAGGTCACCCTGTTTGACGGGCAACAGCAACTGCCTGAGCCCATGGCCGTGCTGGTCGAGCAAGGCCGCGTTGCGGCGCTCTGGGCAGAGAAGGACTTTGATCCTGTGCTGGCTGTCGGCACCGAAGAAGCAGGGCGGGGCGGCGTGATGACGCCGGGGCTGGTCGACTGCCATACCCACCTGGTGTATGCCGGTGATCGCGCAGTGGAGTTCGAGCAGCGTTTGCAGGGCGTCAGTTACGAGCAGATCGCCCGCGCCGGTGGCGGGATTCTCAGCACCGTGCGTGCCACCCGCGCTGCCACGGAAGATGAGCTGATCGCGGCCAGCCTGCCGTGTCTGGACGCCTTGCTGGCCGATGGTGTGACCACCGTCGAGATCAAGTCCGGCTACGGCCTGACCCTTGAAGACGAACTGAAGATGCTGCGTGTGGCGCGCCGCCTGGGTACGCTGCGCCCGGTCCGGGTCGTCACCACCTTGCTCGGCGCCCATGCCTTGCCGCCCGAATATGCCGGCAACAGTGACGGCTACATTGATCTGGTCTGCCAGCAGATGATCCCGGCCGCTGCGCAACAGGGGCTGGCCGATGCCGTCGATGTGTTCTGCGAAGGTATCGCCTTTTCCCCGGCGCAATGTGAGCGAGTATTCCAGGCGGCCATCGCCCATGGCCTGGCGATCAAGGCGCATGCCGAGCAGTTGTCGAACCTGGGTGGCAGCGCGCTGGCCGCGCGCTATGGCGCCCTGTCGGTGGACCATATCGAATACCTCGACGAGGCCGGCGTACGTGCCATGGCCGAGTCCGGCACCGCTGCGGTGCTGCTGCCGGGTGCCTTCCATGTACTGCGCGAGACCCAGCAGCCGCCGATTGCCCTGTTGCGCCAGTACGGCATCCCTATGGCCCTGGCCAGCGATGCCAACCCCGGCACCTCGCCGATCTGCCTGCCGACCCTGATGGCCAATCTGGCCTGCACGTTTTTCCGTCTGACCCCCACCGAAGCCCTGGCCGGCATGACCGCCCATGCGGCCTATGCGCTGGGCCACAAGGAGCTGGGTCGGATCGCCGTGGGCGCACCGGCCGACTTGTGCCTGTGGGATGTCCGTCACCCGGCCGAACTTGCCTATGCCATTCAGGCTGGCCGTCTGCGCCAGCGCGTTTTTGCAGGAGTCGTTACTTATGTTCGCTGA
- the pdxY gene encoding pyridoxal kinase PdxY, protein MPHSHPPYVLSIQSHVALGHVGNDAAVFPLQRLGFEVLPVHTVQFSNHTGYGQFRGQVFDAEHIREVLAGLRDRGVLSRVSAVLSGYLGDAGIGAVILEAVDEIRRDNPAVRYLCDPVMGDVGRGVFVNPAIPDFLRNLAIPHATIVTPNQFEFELLTGSRLVSVEDAVRTARQLRGRGPDVVVITSLATPDIPADQLGTLAVNGEGAWLVNTPRLALHPLPNGMGDVFSATLLARLLRGEPLPRALELATATLFGLVKATAEGSRDLPLVVAQEQIVAPLEAYPAVAL, encoded by the coding sequence ATGCCCCACAGTCATCCGCCGTACGTCTTGTCCATCCAGTCCCATGTCGCTCTCGGCCATGTCGGCAACGACGCCGCCGTATTTCCGTTACAGCGCCTGGGGTTCGAAGTCTTGCCGGTGCACACCGTGCAGTTTTCCAATCACACCGGTTACGGTCAGTTTCGCGGTCAGGTGTTCGATGCCGAGCACATTCGCGAGGTGCTCGCCGGGTTGCGTGACCGGGGCGTGTTGTCCAGGGTCTCGGCGGTGCTGTCGGGTTATCTGGGCGATGCGGGGATCGGTGCAGTGATCCTTGAGGCGGTCGACGAGATTCGTCGCGACAACCCGGCGGTGCGTTATCTGTGTGACCCGGTGATGGGCGACGTGGGGCGTGGGGTGTTCGTCAACCCGGCGATTCCGGATTTTCTGCGCAACCTGGCCATACCTCACGCGACGATTGTCACGCCCAATCAGTTCGAGTTCGAGCTGCTCACCGGCAGCCGGCTTGTCAGTGTTGAAGATGCAGTGCGCACCGCGCGGCAACTGCGCGGCCGTGGGCCGGATGTGGTGGTGATCACCAGCCTGGCCACGCCGGATATTCCTGCCGATCAGCTCGGTACGCTGGCGGTCAACGGCGAGGGCGCCTGGTTGGTCAACACCCCGCGTCTGGCCCTGCATCCACTGCCCAACGGCATGGGCGACGTGTTCTCGGCGACCTTGCTGGCGCGCCTGCTCAGAGGCGAGCCGCTGCCGCGTGCGCTGGAATTGGCCACCGCGACGCTGTTCGGGCTGGTCAAGGCCACCGCCGAAGGCTCGCGTGACTTGCCGCTGGTGGTGGCGCAAGAGCAGATCGTGGCGCCGCTGGAGGCCTATCCGGCGGTGGCGCTCTGA
- a CDS encoding carboxymuconolactone decarboxylase family protein, with protein MPLRDEFDNPQFKKGLQVRREVLGAEYVDRSVNEVEDFMIPMQKITTEWCWGEVWTRPGLERKTRSMLNLAMLTALNRPNEVRLHVLGALNNGVTPEEIQEILLQSCIYCGVPAALDSFKIAHEVVKKFQADQASEPK; from the coding sequence ATGCCGTTGCGCGATGAGTTCGATAACCCGCAATTCAAGAAAGGCCTGCAAGTACGCCGCGAAGTGCTCGGCGCTGAATATGTGGATCGCTCGGTCAATGAAGTTGAAGACTTCATGATCCCGATGCAGAAGATCACCACCGAATGGTGTTGGGGCGAGGTCTGGACCCGGCCGGGCCTTGAGCGCAAGACCCGCAGCATGCTCAACCTGGCCATGCTCACCGCCCTGAACCGCCCCAATGAAGTCCGCCTGCATGTGCTGGGCGCGCTGAACAACGGCGTCACCCCGGAGGAAATCCAGGAAATCCTCCTCCAGTCCTGCATCTATTGCGGCGTGCCTGCGGCGCTGGACAGCTTCAAGATCGCCCACGAAGTGGTGAAGAAGTTCCAGGCTGATCAGGCCAGCGAGCCGAAGTAA